In Ipomoea triloba cultivar NCNSP0323 chromosome 7, ASM357664v1, a single genomic region encodes these proteins:
- the LOC116025811 gene encoding F-box/FBD/LRR-repeat protein At1g13570-like yields the protein MAGRLKAVPDASRDLISELPLEVKDRILGCLRTPEAARTVMLSKHWNDVWLQHGRLTFDWEFLQCVERCYDDEGITLVNIINNILFFRAEPVKKFTLRISSDDPRAQQSYFDRWCLFLSRNGVEELNICLDTDEEEYKLPFCLLYCRTIKQLIVRGPFIDLPVNACGIFSNVTSLVFCKVEFKRSVNGIASSISIPKLEKLAFGFCRGINKFEISPPKLEMLCVIDYILEVKSRWLAPHLKVIKTLWLCGSSLWHMDVSVFPTAINLQVMKLYDLDFGCRKQLAVALQLLQKCLNLCELHIIAYKSCWKDDKEDASRLLEEPNSGFVIQELKMLNTIKIESFREFSLEMLFMKMLLSKSPALERVVIVKSWGMNASEVKIQRKLECFPRASPNAQIFYAGNYHTSMRDDWSDTHGFSLYEI from the exons atggcTGGGCGACTCAAAGCCGTACCGGATGCAAGTAGGGATTTAATAAGTGAGCTGCCTTTAGAGGTAAAGGACAGAATTTTGGGGTGTTTGCGCACCCCAGAGGCCGCCAGAACTGTTATGCTCTCAAAGCACTGGAATGATGTTTGGTTGCAACATGGGCGGCTTACATTCGATTGGGAATTCTTGCAATGTGTCGAACGGTGCTATGATGATGAAGGTATAACCCTCGTGAACATAATCAATAATATCCTCTTTTTCCGTGCCGAGCCGGTTAAGAAATTTACTCTACGGATTTCATCTGATGATCCTAGGGCGCAACAGTCTTATTTTGATAGGTGGTGTCTTTTTCTGTCAAGAAATGGAGTGGAGGAACTTAACATATGTTTAGATACTGATGAGGAGGAATATAAGCTACCATTTTGTTTACTCTATTGCAGGACAATTAAGCAACTGATAGTTCGTGGTCCCTTTATTGATTTGCCTGTAAATGCTTGTGGTATATTTTCCAACGTCACTTCATTAGTTTTCTGCAAAGTTGAATTTAAGCGCAGTGTTAATGGAATTGCCTCTAGTATTAGTATTCCTAAACTTGAGAAGCTGGCTTTCGGATTTTGTCGTGGGATCAATAAGTTTGAGATCAGTCCTCCAAAGCTTGAAATGTTGTGTgttattgattatatattggAGGTTAAGTCGAGATGGTTGGCGCCACATTTGAAAGTCATTAAGACTCTTTGGTTGTGTGGCTCTTCGTTGTGG CATATGGATGTATCTGTGTTTCCAACTGCAATAAATCTACAAGTAATGAAGCTATATGATTTAGATTTTGGTTGTCGGAAGCAACTCGCCGTTGCTTTGCAATTGCTTCAAAAATGTCTCAACCTATGTGAACTGCATATCATTGCGTATAAG TCCTGTTGGAAGGATGACAAAGAAGATGCTTCAAGGCTTTTGGAGGAACCAAACAGTGGCTTTGTTATTCAAGAGTTGAAGATGCTTAACACAATCAAGATTGAATCATTCAGGGAATTCTCACTTGAAATGCTTTTTATGAAAATGCTGCTCTCAAAATCCCCTGCGCTAGAAAGAGTTGTTATTGTGAAGTCTTGGGGTATGAATGCCTCGGAGGTGAAAATCCAAAGGAAGTTGGAATGCTTCCCTCGTGCATCTCCAAACGCACAAATTTTCTACGCGGGCAATTACCATACGTCTATGCGTGATGATTGGTCCGATACCCATGGTTTTAGCCTTTATGAAATTTAG